The Vitis vinifera cultivar Pinot Noir 40024 chromosome 1, ASM3070453v1 DNA segment AGCTTAGAAGAACATCTCTAATTGAGGAGAACGTCACCCACTGAACACCAAACAGAGCGTAAATTAACTACCAAAGCATGACTGCACTGGAATAATGAAGGAGGATAAGGTCTGTTTCTTCCTCTCCTTTCCACAAACAACACCTACTCGGCACTccaacccctccttttgagttgatccaaGGTCAAAATTCTTTCCCACAAAACTTCCCCAGCAAAAAAGTCAACCTTCACTGGAACCCAAGTGTTCCATACAATGCTAGATGGAAATGCCTCTATTCTACAATTTGTTAAAGAGAAATAAAGAGATCTAACTGTGAATTTGTCACTCTTTGATACCTGCCAAATCATAATATCTTCTACATCCCTTCCAATCGTCTACAATTGCAATCTCCTTACTCCCAGTTGTTGTTTTGTCTTGTGAATAAGGTATTCCAACAACCTCCCTCCACATTCTGGTCCCACAAATCAGCTACTCAGGCATCTTTAACAGAGGTAGAAAACAACTCAGAAAAACCTCTACCTCTCATTTCTTCCATGTTTTCTCTATGATAACAAGCTAACCTAAACTGTATATCAGTCCACGAACCATGTGAACATGGAAATTATGAGTAATACACATGGTGCACAACACAAACATGAGGGAAAAAACACTTAGGATATAGAATTGCCTTGAAAAAACAGAAACATGGGGGATAAATCTTGGATATAGATTTTGAAACATTTGAGATAGGCATGGTAAGATAACtcccattttttaaaactattcatATTCAACATTTGAAACATATGCCAGAACAGAAATGCATTTGCACAGAAATTAGTGGATAGATTGAGACAGAACAGCAAGAAACATTTAAAACATGATACCTGGAAGTGTGAGCTGTTCAAGCAACGAGCAATTTGGTGAAACAAGGGCACCATACAGCGCTGGAATTCTGCTGGCTGGGTTGCTTCTAAAATTTCTTCTAACTCGCTTAGGAACATGACTTCCTTTGAACTGTTTGTGATTGGCCAATATTTTAATAAACCCCTTATAACTGTATCAGCAAGCTTGCAGTCTTTCTCCACAAACTGACTAATACAATAAGACAGCTGTTGATGATACATTGGTAAGCACTTTGGTTTGTGCAAGGGAATCAGTGCCCGGACAAGGAACAGTTTGTGTTCTTCTTTCAGTGGCAGAGCAAACCCATTTATTATGCTGCCCAAAATTTCTAAAAGTTCAGCTATGCCATTATGCTTTTCAGTCTCAAAAATAAAACGATAGAATATGTTGTTGATAGCCTTCCTGATGAATGGGCGGTGTACCATAAATTTGCCATAGACACGATGAAGAATTGTTTTTAGGTATTCCCTTTCTCTGGGGTCTTCAGAGTCAAATAGATCCAACAACTTAAGAACAAATGAGTGATCAATGTACCTCTTAGCCAACTTGGCATCACTCTCAGGTGATGCCACAAACCTTAGGAGAAACTCATACACAATTTGCAAGTGAGGCCAAGCAGGATCAATCGACGGCTCCTCCTCTTCCAAATCAAAGCCTTCTGAAGCTTTGGTCTCACATGACTGAGTAGTGAATGCCCTAAATAAATTTGCAGACACCATTTTTACACATTCTAGCATGACCGTTTCTGTGAATTTCCCAGATGCAGAAGTAACATAATCCACAAGCTCTAATAATGTCTGACGCTTGATCTCCTTTTCTTTGATGTTCTTTGTTGGGTCCGTGAAGTCAAACACGACACAACACAAGTTCAGCTTTCCAATGAACAAATTCTGTTTCTCGGAACTGGGGACATCCCTGAAGGCCGGCAATGCTTCGTAAGTGTTAGGAGTCATATAATTCCCATTGACCTTCGAATTACCACCTTGGGGAATTTTGCTCCCAAGATTATTCCCGGTAATTGGAGTAGAATTAGAGGCTGCAAGAGATGTAACATTCAGATTTGCAAACTGGTTGCTCTCCACATCACTGCCTCTTGATCTATTAGAATTATTCGAGAATGCAGTCGTCCCACCAAGCTCACGATTTTCAACTGCCTTAGACAACTTCCGAGGAAGCTTACTAAATATCTGTTTGATCATGCTTCCAACAATACCCCttc contains these protein-coding regions:
- the LOC100245943 gene encoding serine/threonine protein phosphatase 2A 57 kDa regulatory subunit B' theta isoform produces the protein MIKQIFSKLPRKLSKAVENRELGGTTAFSNNSNRSRGSDVESNQFANLNVTSLAASNSTPITGNNLGSKIPQGGNSKVNGNYMTPNTYEALPAFRDVPSSEKQNLFIGKLNLCCVVFDFTDPTKNIKEKEIKRQTLLELVDYVTSASGKFTETVMLECVKMVSANLFRAFTTQSCETKASEGFDLEEEEPSIDPAWPHLQIVYEFLLRFVASPESDAKLAKRYIDHSFVLKLLDLFDSEDPREREYLKTILHRVYGKFMVHRPFIRKAINNIFYRFIFETEKHNGIAELLEILGSIINGFALPLKEEHKLFLVRALIPLHKPKCLPMYHQQLSYCISQFVEKDCKLADTVIRGLLKYWPITNSSKEVMFLSELEEILEATQPAEFQRCMVPLFHQIARCLNSSHFQVAERALFLWNNGHIENLIKQNRGIILPIIFPALEKNARNHWNQAVHGLTLNVRKIFFDLDPELYKECLLKFQEDESKEDEIKAKREAAWKLLEEMAAKRVASNEAVLVP